The Sylvia atricapilla isolate bSylAtr1 chromosome 13, bSylAtr1.pri, whole genome shotgun sequence genome includes a region encoding these proteins:
- the SPG11 gene encoding spatacsin — MAAGPRAELRVLLVPRSGPPRGWARARLSRARDALGALLLPAGICLQALGPGRAGRARDSVLPGAWADFMWDGAEDDGLQSNKTKLLALGQSRDLSVYEFSGEDGKHNPNSLHSCKEETLKKLLEAKNISLPSISSVKILSFANNKCKLLLNRFLLVHLTFPGEDSPSETCDCFPLALPPEAVGRITDSQFCRGILFLLDSAGWIYIFDCCDGASLGKVRVGAGPAPVSPLAALAVSPDLSTAVVTNSCHWALAVQLNTYFRQFPEHLLCKRDPENVPVKPPEGLDEDDLASSEHSMELLSSPFRTDRSWKAHLSSLWDRVRRRKAPASPDLVDNSNLPWYQFFTHLEDHDPELCEDPERMVAFVPRAVTWVASQALRGQGAARGGAGQQWAQIPVGAAQGMVQLECKLVTGAQAVFVVLAQDTGLSLVLWDFESQEVTCSHFGRDSVFVECSAEVPLCLLLTERGLCLVLFGLSQEEFLTRLMMFGSAGVVDSVCRLNGWERCSIPIHALQAGLENRQLDTVDLFLKSKESVFSLSAPCPGHPGDGASQSYLRNLEELRPALNLLCSAIQDNDMEPHSKPFSEQLLSLTLTFLTKQLEEIFVHTEEPDEFLQKAADILTDYIIKLRRFLRKYPRPPVAPEHTGADLDEDLPEIEESQKWEKLTPEEVIAEAILSNKIPEAQIFFRRQQHPAESLQEFMQTGLSLVHACLLKGNTREASELLRNMGFDVKQELHKICFHTEDRHVRELLVKVLQEENYFSEKEKKIIDFVHQVENFYSESFQGNEEPQSLSSYSSWRRQQELCRQQELLGWGSPGSCRLRVMFNWALWWDELLQEMILLPRKPPQELRSCSAEVLWMHLTAQHDWPRLCSWIEESEPSQAPCGQAWPPLSPDIVDRSTLCSSYMRQDILNKLARKGIFVPSELEDFELLLQRLSCLGGVLQNPHPVPKYSSASGLDFHAQFVLYCLEHSLQYLLYTYLDYYSLTPSNCPILGKKELHEAHPWFEFLVQCRGVASNPRDPKMIFQASLANAQMLIPSSQGGVSSILLEGRTLLALATTVYGPGGIDQVLQNEDTEKPLRKVDPQLLKMALTPYPKLKAALFPPCTAHGLLPPDISLYHLLQSLMPFDPRKLFGWQSANTLAVSDAWSELPHFCSPGLVSRHAVLERLDFPFYLLHGRPAFAFGTFLGQQLARSKTPRQLVQQAAREAQVLALSSLSVPSVAAACVCFLELLGQDSLRLRVQLRAAKVILSHSTGPGAPPHPHSHARDTLVEKLIKLADGEKAAAAAVLTLLEEAFWASIEHQGIKRTSSDSRRQWSLVMQFCKLHNLELSTSFLRECAKSNEWLQFLLQSQLCGHQPAQVIPLLQDFPPVLRDHLLLALGKLQGAEAAGREPAGSLFQVLLQCQGQPSPSCYLLAEGLRAQAPILSVLAACCPDANLVSCLCVWIITSVDDATRAEATAHTQGGSPQWDLQDLAVIWKVFLRKQKSKTLLNGFQLFLKDSPLLHMLEMYELCMNCKKYNEAKTKLDQFQESLTKLAAGAEVPVPWLEAQALFLLELMLQQCHTQYELGKLLQLLAAAQSPLLDGPHVKRLCALSEALRDSCISISSSILAPCSLETFQRECSSILEQLQEEGMFSLAREVAALAELPVDGIVTHEVLRDLNHLRDTGQWHQTQTRAEFWKKCTETFAKHSMCSRAAAEFFLQQANDVWEPSGQERTTSLMERQLLLTLAGHWLAKEAEVAVQELREVEKQIWQCRVARRALGAGGSGQCPCPSALSLGSLAQQFSFGGLLALDTGRQGRPGAPGAGQPQLGPEERAALAELLGALLDQGGVLEATRVCHYFQLWPRDVSLVLQCRALASGEVGLEQLQPEVRALLAARAGTASASSLEDWSPLGAPSGDDAVVAALKALAEECVHGRGYCRQVLCLYELSQELSCPFGELWAREPREVLGAILARPGPERGRRAQAFISCQGLAPATVATLLAQQITHELLASAQGKGQKQWNPAVESQALLQLAKLCQDHTLVGMKLLDKISSVPCGELSCITELLILAHSCFSLTCHMEGITRVLQAARLLTEEHLAPKEEYGLLVRLLTGIGRYNDMTYIFELLHQKHYFEVLMRKNLDPSGTLKAALLDYTKRCRPGDSEKHNMIALCFSMCREIGQNHEAAACTQLKLIESRPWEESLQDVANLKKLLLKAVTLFIDAAESYSKDSCVRQALRCRRQTRLITLQLHFLGSGLSTRIINLGRQELPGAILALPRFYQAAIVAEAYEFLPDWAEVLFQQVITRGDFVYLDEFKQQRLLRPGLFEEVAKRVKQQPPAEAALRNLKRFLSHCEDIYTYYRLAYDHKFYDVVNSLLKDPQTGCCLNDLLSS; from the exons ATGGCGGCGGGGCCCCGGGCCGAGCTGCGAGTGCTCCTGGTGCCCCGCTCGGGGCCGCCGCGGGGATGGGCGCGGGCGcggctgagcagagccagggacGCTCTGGGCGCCCTCCTGCTCCCCGCCGGGATCTGCCTGCAGGCGctggggccgggccgggccgggcgggcccGGGACAGCGTCCTGCCCGGAGCCTGGGCTGA CTTCATGTGGGACGGTGCAGAAGATGATGGTTTGCAATCCAACAAGACCAAACTCCTGGCTCTTGGCCAAAGCCGTGACCTGTCTGTGTATGAATTCAGTGGAGAAGATGGAAAACACAACCCGAATTCCCTGCACAGTTGTAAGGAAGAGACACTTAAAAAGCTCCTCGAGGCTAAAAACATCA GTCTGCCTTCAATTTCCTCTGTGAAGATTCTGTCTTTTGCAAACAACAAGTGCAAACTTCTGCTCAACCGGTTTCTCCTTGTGCACCTGACCTTCCCTGGGGAGGATTCTCCCTCAGAGACCTGTGACTGCTtccccctggctctgcccccaGAAGCTGTGGGGAGAATTACTGACTCCCAGTTCTGCAGGGGgatcctgttcctgctggacAGTGCTGGCTGGATTT ACATATTTGATTGCTGTGATGGGGCCAGCCTGGGGAAGGTCAGGGTGGGAGCTggcccagccccagtgtcccccctggctgccctggcagtgtcccctgaCCTCAGCACGGCCGTGGTGACCAACAGCTGCCACTGGgccctggctgtgcagctcAACACCTACTTCAG aCAGTTCCCTGAACATTTGCTCTGTAAGAGAGATCCTGAAAACGTCCCAGTGAAGCCTCCAGAGGGGCTGGATGAGGATGACCTGGCCAGTTCTGAGCACAGCATGGAGCTGCTGTCGTCACCTTTCCGCACAGACAG GTCCTGGAAGGCACACTTGTCCTCACTGTGGGACAGagtaaggagaagaaaagcaccAGCTTCTCCAGATTTGGTGGACAACTCCAATTTGCCTTGGTATCAGTTTTTTACTCATCTTGAAGACCATGATCCTGAGCTCTGTGAGGATCCAGAGAGGATGGTGGCCTTTGTTCCCCGGGCTGTCACATGGGTGGCTTCCCAAGCGCTCCGAGGCCAGGGTGCAGCCCGTGGGGGTGCAGGACAGCAGTGGGCACAAATCCCCgtgggagcagcccagggaatgGTGCAGCTGGAGTGTAAACTGGTGACTGGAGCTCAAGCTGTGTTCGTGGTGCTGGCACAGGACACGGGGCTGTCTCTGGTGCTCTGGGATTTTGAGTCCCAGGAGGTGACGTGTTCCCACTTCGGCAGAGACAGTGTCTTCGTGGAGTGCAGTGCAGAGGTGCCACTGTGTCTGCTGCTGACAG AGCGTGGCCTGTGCCTGGTGCTGTTTGGATTAAGCCAGGAGGAGTTTCTGACCAGGCTGATGATGTTCGGCAGCGCCGGCGTCGTGGATTCCGTGTGTCGCCTCAATGGgtgggagaggtgctccatccccaTCCATGCCCTCCAG GCAGGTTTGGAGAATCGCCAGCTGGACACAGTGGACttgtttttgaaaagcaaagaaagtgTTTTCAGTCTGTCTgcaccctgccctgggcaccctgGGGATGGGGCCTCCCAGTCCTACCTGAGAA ATCTGGAGGAGCTCAGGCCAGCTCTAAActtgctctgctcagcaatCCAGGACAATGACATGGAGCCTCACAGCAAACccttctctgagcagctcctgagcctcACCCTGACTTTCCTGACCAAGCAGCTGGAGGAAATCTTTGTGCACACAGAGG AACCTGATGAATTCCTGCAGAAGGCTGCAGATATTTTAACTGATTACATCATCAAACTGAGAAGATTCCTGAGGAAATACCCTCGACCACCAGTGGCTCCAGAGCACACAGGAGCTGACCTGGATGAAGACCTGCCTGAGATAGAAGAGAGCCAAAAGTGGGAAAAACTGACTCCAGAG GAGGTCATTGCTGAGGCCATCCTGAGCAACAAAATCCCAGAGGCCCAGATCTTCTTCCgaaggcagcagcatcctgctgagAGCCTGCAGGAGTTCATGCAGACAGGTCTGAGCCTGGTGCACGCCTGTCTGCTCAAGGGCAACACCAGGGAGgcctcagagctgctgaggaacaTG GGCTTTGACGTGAAGCAGGAGCTTCACAAGATCTGCTTTCACACCGAGGACAGACACgtcagggagctgctg GTGAAAGTCttacaagaagaaaattatttttctgagaaagagaagaaaattatagaCTTTGTGCATCAGGTTGAAAACTTCTACTCAGAATCCTTCCAGGGAAATGAAGAGCCCCAGTCTCTTTCCAG ttacagcagctggaggaggcagcaggagctgtgcaggcagcaggagctgctgggctggggcagccccgggagctgcaGGCTCAGAGTGATGTTTAACTGGGCTCTCTGGTGggatgagctgctgcaggagatgatTCTGCTCCCCAGGAAACCACCCCAAG agctcaggagctgcagtgctgaggtgCTGTGGATGCACCTGACAGCCCAGCACGActggcccaggctctgctcctggatTGAGGAGtcagagcccagccaggctccCTGTGGCCAGGCCTGGCCCCCCCTGAGCCCTGACATCgtggacaggagcactctgtgCAGCTCCTACATGAGGCAGGACATCCTGAACAAGCTGGCCAG aaaaggAATCTTTGTCCCTTCTGAGCTGGAAGATTTtgagctcctgctccagaggtTGTCGTGCCTCGGGGGAGTCCTGCAGAATCCTCACCCTGTCCCAAAATACAGCAGTGCCAGTGGCCTGGATTTCCATGCTCAGTTTGTCCTCTActgcctggagcacagcctgcagtACCTGCTCTACACTTACCTGGACTATTACAG TTTAACCCCCTCAAACTGCCCTATCCTGGGGAAGAAGGAGCTGCATGAGGCACATCCCTGGTTTGAGTTCCTGGTGCAGTGCCGAGGGGTTGCCAGCAATCCCCGAG ATCCCAAGATGATTTTCCAGGCGAGTCTGGCCAACGCTCAGATGCTgatccccagcagccagggggGTGtgagcagcatcctgctggagggcaggaccctgctggccctggccaCCACGGTGTATGGCCCTGGGGGCATTGACCAG GTCCTTCAGAACGAGGACACAGAAAAACCTCTGAGGAAAGTTGATCCACAGCTCTTGAAGATGGCCTTGACCCCTTACCCCAAGCTCAAGGCTGCTCTCTTTCCCCCCTGCACTGCCCATGGGCTTTTGCCTCCTGACATCTCACTCTACCACCTTCTGCAG TCCTTAATGCCCTTTGACCCCAGGAAATTATTTGGCTGGCAGTCAGCAAACACTCTTGCTGTGTCAG ATGCCTGGAGTGAGCTGCCCCACTTCTGCAGCCCGGGGCTGGTGAGCAGGCACGCCGTGCTGGAGAGGCTGGATTTCCCCTTCTACCTGCTCCACGGGCGCCCCGCCTTCGCCTTCGGCACcttcctggggcagcagctggccAGGAGCAAAACCCCCCGGCAGCT GGTGCAGCAGGCAGCACGGGAGGCCCAGGTGCTGGCCCTGTCCTCGCTCAGTGTCCCCTCGGTGGCTGCAGCCTGTGTGtgcttcctggagctgctggggcaggacagcCTCCGCCTGCGagtgcagctcagagctgccaaggTCATCCTGAGCCACAGCACCGGCCCTGGGgcccctcctcatcctcacagccaCGCCAGGGACACCTTGG TTGAGAAGTTAATAAAGCTGGCTGAtggtgaaaaagcagcagcagcagcagttctgacCTTGTTGGAAGAGGCCTTCTGGGCTTCCATCGAGCACCAGGGAATAAAGAG GACATCCAGTGACTCCAGGAGGCAGTGGTCCTTGGTCATGCAGTTCTGCAAACTGCACAACCTGGAGCTGAGCACGTCCTTCCTGAGGGAATGTGCCAAATCCAACGAGTGGCTGCAGTTCCTCCTCCAGAGCCAGCTCTGTGGCCACCAGCCAGCCCAG GTCATTCCCCTGCTGCAGGATTTCCCTCCCGTGCTCCGGGAtcacctgctgctggccctggggaagctgcagggtgctgaggctgctggcagggagcctgcagggagcctgttccaggtgctgctgcagtgccagggccagcccagcccctcctgctaCCTGCTGGCCGAGGGGCTCCGGGCACAGGCCCCCATCCTCAGTGTGCTGGCAGCCTGCTGCCCC GATGCAAACCTCGTctcctgcctgtgtgtgtgGATCATCACTTCTGTGGATGATGCCACCAGGGCAGAGGCAACAGCCCACACCCAGGGAGGGAGTCCCCAGTGGGACCTGCAGGACCTTGCTGTCATCTGGAAAGTCTTCCTGAGGAAGCAGAAGAGTAAAACACTTCTGAATGGCTTCCAGCTGTTTTTAAAG GATTCCCCTTTGCTGCACATGCTGGAGATGTATGAACTGTGCATGAACTGTAAAAAGTACAACGAGGCTAAAACCAAACTGGACCAGTTTCAGGAAAGCCTCACAAAA ctggcagcaggagccgaGGTGCCGGTGCCGTGGCTGGAGGCGCAGGCGTtgttcctgctggagctgatgctgcagcagtgccacacTCAGTACgagctgggaaagctgctgcagctcctggctgctgcccagagcccGCTGCTGGACG GCCCCCACGTGAAGAGGCTGTGTGCCCTCAGTGAGGCCCTGAGGGACTCCTGCAtctccatcagcagctccatcctggcCCCCTGCAGCCTGGAGACCTTCCAGAGGGAGTGCAGCTccatcctggagcagctgcaggaggaggggatgTTCAGCCTGGCTCGGGAGgtggcagccctggctgagctgccCGTGGATGGCATTGTCACACATGAG GTTCTGAGAGATCTAAATCATTTAAGAGACACTGGACAGTGGCATCAAACCCAGACAAGAGCCGaattctggaaaaaatgcaCCGAGACCTTCGCCAAACATTCCATGTGCAGCCGGGCCGCAGCGGAGTTCTTCCTGCAGCAGGCCAACGACGTGTGGGAGCCCTCGGGGCAGGAGAGGACAACCAGCCTCATGGAGagacagctgctgctcaccctggctgggcactggctgGCCAAGGAGGCCGAGGTGGCCGTGCAGGAGCTGCGGGAGGTGGAGAAGCAGATCTGGCAGTGCCGGGTGGCCCGGCGAGCGCTGGGGGCCGGCGGCTCGGGGCAGTGCCCATGTCCCAGCGCCCTGTCCTTGGGCAGCCTGGCGCAGCAGTTCTCCTTTGGCgggctgctggccctggacACGGGCAGGCAGGGCCGGCCGGGGGCGCCGGGGGccgggcagccccagctggggcCGGAGGAGCGGGCGGCGCTGGCCGAGCTGCTGGGCGCCCTGCTGGACCAGGGCGGCGTGCTGGAGGCCACCCGGGTGTGCCACTACTTCCAGCTGTGGCCCAGGGACgtgtccctggtgctgcagtgcagagccCTGGCCTCGGGGGAGGtcgggctggagcagctgcagcccgaGGTGCGGGCGCTGCTGGCGGCCAGAGCGGGCACGGCGAGCG CATCCAGCCTGGAGGACTGGAGCCCTCTGGGGGCCCCGAGTGGGGACGACGCCGTGGTGGCAGCACTGAAGGCTCTGGCAGAGGAGTgtgtccatggcaggggctaCTGCAGGCAGGTGCTGTGCCTCTACGAGCTCTCCCAG gagctgagctgccccTTTGGGGAGCTGTGGgcccgggagccccgggaggTGCTGGGGGCCATCCTGGCGCGGCCGGGGCCGGAGCGCGGCCGCAGGGCCCAGGCCTTCAtctcctgccaggggctggccCCTGCCACCGTGGCCAcgctgctggcacagcagatCACCCACGAGCTGCTGGCCTCGGCACAGGGAAAAG GGCAGAAGCAGTGGAACCCTGCAGTGGAGAgccaggccctgctgcagcttgccaagctgtgccaggatcACACCTTGGTTGGGATGAAGTTACTGGATAAAAtctcctctgtcccctgtgGGGAGCTGTCGTGCA TTACAGAGCTGCTGATCCTGGCCCACAGCTGCTTCAGCCTGACGTGTCACATGGAGGGCATCACAcgggtgctgcaggcagctcgGCTGCTCACCGAGGAGCACCTGGCCCCCAAGGAGGAGTATGGGCTGCTG GTGCGCCTGCTGACGGGCATTGGCAGGTACAATGACATGACCTACATCTTCGAGCTGCTGCACCAGAAGCATTACTTCGAGGTGCTCATGAGGAAGAATCTGGACCCG agcGGGACGCTGAAGGCGGCGCTGCTGGACTACACCAAGCGCTGCCGGCCCGGCGACAGCGAGAAGCACAACATGATCGCGCTGTGCTTCAGCATGTGCAGGGAGATCGGACAGAACCACGAGGCGGCCGCCTGCACTCAGCTCAAACTCATCGAGAGCCGGCCCTGGG AGGAGTCTCTTCAGGATGTGGCAAATTtaaagaagctgctgctgaaagctgtGACTCTCTTCATTGATGCAGCAGAAAGTTACTCCAAG GACTCGTGTGTGCGGCAGGCGCTGCGCTGCCGCCGCCAGACGCGCCTCATCACGCTGCAGCTGCACTTCCTGGGCTCGGGGCTGAGCACCAGGATCATCAacctgggcaggcaggagctgccaggggccATCCTGGCCTTGCCCAGGTTCTACCAG gcagccatCGTGGCCGAGGCCTACGAGTTCCTGCCCGACTGGGCCGAGGTTCTGTTCCAGCAGGTGATCACCAGGGGGGACTTTGTGTACCTGGACGAGTTCAAGCAGCAGCGGCTGCTGCGGCCCGGCCTCTTCGAGGAGGTGGCCAAGAG GGTGAAACAGCAGCCCCCTGCTGAGGCTGCCCTGAGGAACCTGAAGCGGTTCCTGAGCCACTGTGAGGACATCTACACCTACTACAGGCTGGCCTACGACCACAAGTTCTATGACGTGGTGAACTCCCTGCTGAAGGACCCTCAGACTGGCTGCTGCCTCAACGACCTCTTATCCAGCTGA
- the CIAO2A gene encoding cytosolic iron-sulfur assembly component 2A — MALALALLWQALARVWRSPGSSARHAPPSRAMEHDRAMEVYDIIRTIRDPEKPNTLEELEVVTENGVEVQEIGEDEYLVIIRFTPTVPHCSLATLIGLCLRIKLQRCLPFRHKLEIYISEGTHSTEEDINKQINDKERVAAAMENPNLREIVEQCVTEPD, encoded by the exons ATGGCGCTGGCGCTGGCGCTGCTGTGGCAGGCGCTGGCCCGCGTGTGGCGGAGCCCCGGCAGTAGCGCCCGCCATGCGCCGCCGAGCCGCGCCATGGAGCACGACAGGGCCATGGAGGTCTACG ATATAATCCGGACCATCCGGGACCCGGAGAAGCCCAACACGCTGGAAGAACTGGAAGTGGTGACAGAGAACGGCGTGGAAGTGCAGGAGATAGGGGAGGATGAATATCTGGTCATCATCAGGTTTACACCAACAGTACCTCATTGCTCCTTGGCCACTCTCATCG GCCTTTGTTTAAGAATAAAACTTCAGAGATGTTTGCCTTTTAGACACAAG CTGGAAATCTACATTTCTGAGGGCACACATTCCACGGAGGAGGACA TCAATAAACAGATCAATGACAAGGAGCGGGTGGCGGCGGCCATGGAGAACCCGAACCTGCGGGAGATCGTGGAGCAGTGTGTGACCGAGCCCGACTAG